The stretch of DNA TTCACCTTTCCCATTTTCCGCTTCCTCGTGGGTGCCAGTGTTTCCGGGTACGTTCACTACCCCACAATTAGCTCCGATATGCTGAGACGTGTTAAGATGCGCACAATGGcacataataataaaaattacgtCGCCAAGAATCCTTTTCTCACGTGGATTAAGATTTTCTACTATCGCATGTTTGCaaaggtaaaaaatattttttatggtgCTATTCACAAAtctcatgtaaaaaaaaatgatcatgatattttttcctgacattttttttgtcatcccctctcactcccactaatgtatttccctatcttttatctttctctgacgcattttcacgacattttttttcatggcgcATGACTTTTTTTGTGCGTCCAACATGTTCGTccaattttctcagtatttggcgatatttttccatggaaaagtgaaaattggcTTTGCTGATGTGTTCTCATTGCCAGGAAAGCAGTGAAAAGCGGAAAATTACGGTCATTTATCCggaaaatatgtgaaaatgtgcgaagtgaaaaatcaaaacattggGTCTAACTCAGCGAcgaagaaactcttgaaatctttgaattttgtacttaaAAGGAGTTGATGGcagaatgtatgaaggatgatcctctatcgcagaacaattttaacccattccatcttgtagaggatcaaaaaacattgaagaatcgcgagagaaactccccaaaatccactgggatcacatcgaaaagtgcaaataaaaattgcaaaaaaattcaaatattgcgacgccattcgacgtttttttccctataaaaaatgtttcaaaagttttctgtagacttgtcgctcattttctgtagagtttttttctagtcaaaataaatgtttattttttcgtttctggagtgatttctacatcacTCTACATTTCTCTTCTTGGAGTGCGACTCAACGACGgaaagtccggaaagacagaagtgaagcaaaaatcattcaaatcttcatccgggtaggcaggaaaggttgggaaggttttaaagaagctcaagaggtcccgatgccacgctggtcgaacacaatggagttcctcctattcatttaCTTACTTACTTTTACTTTACGCTAAGTGGGGCCCGGAGACTTACATCTCCTTGTGCACTGCGGCCCATGTGGGCCTATTGTGCATCCCCTTTATTCCTACTCAATTACAATGTTTTTTGTTACAATGTAGATTTTGTAGGGGGAGAGTCCCGTCGGTGGCGACTGCACGGGAAGTTCCGCAATCATTCAGCACTAGACGCTGGGCACTGGTGTTCGTTCGGCAGGCCACACAGTGTAGATCGGTTTTTTACCAGCGTTGTCCCTCCGCCACCAGACTGCTCTGTTCATCTTTGGCTCCGTCCCATATATATAGGAAGTTCCGCAAACGCAGGCACTTACTGTATGCGGCTGCACATTATCGCTGATTGACCGGCACACGACTATGGGACTCTGTCTACTTGTTGCCCTTCCGTCTCGCAGATGGTGCTGATATTGATGTTGGCTCCATCCCGTTGGGGGCAGCAGTCGTCCGAGCAGGAAAGGAATAGCTGTGgagtagaaaggaaagaaagggaaGGAAGCGCCAGGCCAGAAACGGCGAACCGCTGCGGGAATCGAACCCACAACCCCAGTGATGGGTGGTATTGAGTGGCGCTTTAGCTCTCTTTACCACTGGAGCTTCtcctcctattcatttaaatgttgctcccaaattgaggttatgttttcccggactgttctatcactgcacttttctatgtgatcccagtggatattggggagtttctttcgcgattcttctattttttatgttcccctacaagatgagatgggttaagattgttctgcgatagaggatcatctttcatatacccgtgcataaattcctttgagccaggtgtaacttataaaaaaatctgggaagcgaatgaagttagggtacactttttgtaacataaggggatcacataaaaaaacattaaaaaagaaccacgtgacggatcgggatgattttttttttaaagttagacggcattattagctaccatttgaatccgagtttgtccaCATCGGTCAACCCtaagctgagatatagtcaaaagtgtattttttcactatagtTCACTAGAATGACTGTTACaaccgaaccgcttgaccgattttcaaaaatttagcagatctggaaagggaattaaattacctttccaacgactatctattcatcaaaatcggtgcactagcggccgagatgcaagaggtcaaagaaaaaagtgtaATCGTGAAAAATTGGCTTTTACCTAGCTTTatcaaaatggctgccaataaATAACGGGTTGAgtgtttttcaaaaatttgtcagttttggaaaggtgagaaatgtacctttccaaaactaataaatttttaaaaatcggttgaccacagccggagatatggccacttgaaatttgccttaaaaaatacaccatttttgcttgcccggaaacttttttagggtagtgtacattttcacatatttggccgctaaatgaccataaatttcaaCTTTTCACTACGTTCCTGGCACTGTGGACTctttagctaagcattttccacttttctttgaagaatATATTCCCAAATGCCGAGAAAATTGAACGAAAACAACATGTTATGCGCAGGAAAAAAAgcatgccatgaaaaaaaaatgtgaatatgcgtcagagaaagacgaaagatagggaAATACATtcgtgggagtgagagggaatgaaaaaaaaatgtcaggaaaaaatgtcatgatcaattttttttacatgaaattCGTGAATAGCACCAttattaaggattttttcttcatgaattaattgattttctttttggaaacAGTTGTACGGTGTTGTGGGACGCTGTGCTGATATAATCATGGTAAATTCCTCATGGACTGAGGGGCATATCAATTCCATTTGGAAGATCCCCCTAAAGACGCATCGTGTGTACCCACCGTGCGATGTGGAGGATCTCAAGAAGATCACTCCCCTTGGGAATGATGCAGAGAGGATTACAATAATGTCCGTTGGGCAATTTCGTCCGGAAAAGGATCATCCGCTACAGCTGCAGGCAATGTATGAATTGCGGTCTCTCCTTGTCAATGATGAACCCCTGTGGAATCGCCTGAGGCTCGTTATTGTGGGTTCGTGTCGGCATGCAGATGACACGGAGAGGATGAAGAATATGCGAGACCTCAGTAAGCACCTCTCGCTGGAGAATAACGTTGAATTCCGCGTGAATGTGACGTACCAGGAGCTACTGCAGTGCTATCAAATGGCCAAAATTGGCATTCACACAATGTGGAATGAGCATTTTGGGATTTCCGTTGTTGAATCCATGGCTGCAGGGCTCATTATGGTGGCAAATAGgtgagtttaaaaaataaatttaaaagaaaaaaatctctcaaaatgaaataattttcacacagaTCCGGTGGACCATTAATGGATATTGTGGAGACATCTCCGGGTAGTCAGACGGGGTTTCTTGCAGTTGACGCAGTGGAGTATGCACAGTGCATTGCAACAATTCTCTACAATGATGCAGAAGACAATGATAAAATCCGAACGGCTGCAAGGTAAGAAAAGCCATCATACGtgctttgaatttaaaattctctccttTGCCACACACACAGCCCCCCCCCCCGCCCCCTTCTTGGCTCCTCCATCACATGGACTTTCCGGGTGAAATTCCTCTAAATCACACGAGATTATCTCACAAACAACACGTACGTGGGATGGGGGGAAGagatgaaatgaaattatctTAAGTTTGCATGTTGTATCCTTTTTCACATTCAACGCCAGCCGCCCCCTCTCCTCTGCACAAAATGTTGGCGGGCAAAGAGCAAAATACTCTCGACATGCTCTCACGATAATTACACAGTGCTCCCACTAAAATGATAGCCACCCCACAGAATCCACCTCAAAACCCATCCGGAAAGATTTGAAATTTCTAATCTAATTTGcaatgaatgaaaaacaatttcaatatCATGGTTCTCCCACAAAGAGCTTTCCAACATTGAAATTTGTGTCAGGAAAAACAACAATGCAAATTGAGAATCTTACGTGCTTCATAGATAACTTCTTCTCTATTCTAACAATGCATGTAaagtgatttatttaattttttaaaaatatttaataaggagaattaataaaaagaattttacaaagtttttctATATTGAGATGATaaagaaatcaagaaaagACAAAGAGGATTGACGATGAGGGGTGAAATTTACTAGTCAGAaagtcttaaaatttcttaagtgttcttcaaatttttatttttagttttcttaaacatgtcttaagtttttgtaagaaaaatataagatttcttaaggttttttttaaaatctttttcttttatttttttcctaagcGAAAGtttagatttcttaagattttttagaaaaataaatttctttagatttctcttctaattttcttaaacatgttttaagtttttgtaagcaaaatataagaattctttaggttttaaaaaaaatgtttttcttttaattttttcttaagcgaaagtttagaattcttaagattttttaattttcttaaacgaaacttgagatttcttaagttttcttcagtttttttttaattttcttaaataggAATGTCATGTTTtctagatttaaaaaaaaatttctttagatttctgtttattttttcctaaGCGTAAGttgagatttcttaagatttttttaaaaaatttcctttagattatttttattttttcgtaagTGAAAGTTTAGATTGcttgagatttttcaaaaaaaatattcttaagaatttttcaagttttttttaaacaaaagttaagaattattaaatcttACCCAAGGAGAGAAATCgcttgaaaatagggaaaattttcgaaaatccgtCGGCAGGGATACGGCGAtaattggtcaaaatttcGACGCCTTGACgaaaaatggggaataaaaatcccaatttttctgtcgaaagttcgtcgaaagcatcttccctatttctgcccaattGGGAAGCTTTGTCGAAACGTGGCCGACCATATTTCGACGGACCGtcgaaatagggcagaaatagggaaaattttcgaaagtatGTCGACATGTATTGCCTTGATTTCCTCattattcttctctttctctccaatgatattcaattcaaaaaacgtatttttttattcttctgctcttttcacacatcagatgattatattggggcctccatggcgttattttacatgacaacaataaaatgccaagacaaaatggaacacgatattaataaatattaatatttttatattgcgacttatcctgacgcttggtctttggaaaaccatgccacacccttttcccgtcatgaatatttgccataggcgataaaatgccattgcatttcacaaattcaaatttttaattatattttaattgcacataaaaaatgaaatttcccaaaaccttgttgaaagtatttttaaaatttctttacacatcctgaaacatgttggtcaacttattttggatgcaaaagtctcagataattaataaatcgaatttaattttagcaagtaaatttttgatttgccgcgcacgaataagtacgccattgagctcattaacctctaaaccttaaagtccatctgttgacaaaatatgaaatcaaaaatctggagaagggcagaaattgggaagaaatagggcaaaaattgggaagattgtcgaaagcatgtcgaatattagtcgacaagttgccttattttttcccaatatttaaggaaatggaggaaggaaaaatttcgacagACTGTCGACACCCAATTCCCTATTGGGAAGAGGGTCGAAactttttcgaaatattttccacttgggctgcccaatttttttacttaaaaatagggcagaaattgggctgATTGATAGGGAAATATCCCGAATATATTtcgaaagatgatttccttccaaaatagggcagctttacatattttggaaattatttcgacATAGGGCAGCATTTGGGAAAGTAGGTCTCGTTGGgttaattctgattttttgaagatttttcttgaacGTCTTTGGGCAtggaaattcgtaaaaataatcgaaaaacaTGTATTTAGCCCCGATCTAGTCTGATTATCTTAACTTTTGCTTGAGAAAACTTATGTAAGtctttggaaattaaaaaaaaaaatctttgaaaatcgttaaaaaaaattttaagaactcTAAACTTCcgcttaaaaaaagaaaatttaagacatATTGAGGAAAGTGAGAcaaattaagaaatcttaagactgtctgactagtgaatctCACTCAAGGTTAAAGTAGCAAAATctcttataaaaatttttttaatgtttttttttagcctcGAATGTTTTTAAAAGTTCTCATTGGATAAAGTGAgctattgaattatttaattcttttagttGTGAAATCATTTCAGTTAGACATTCAACAAgctagaaaattattaataatattattattattgggccttattcagcgaccaagaaatctttgaaattcgcttgaaatttcagtacaaaattcaaagatttcaagggtttttCTTGGTTTCTGAATAAGGTCCATTACTgggctttttttattaaccttTTGGGGATTCAAACACCCTCCCTAGAGCTCTACTAacgtatattttattttgcaattcctGCAACACGATAAGTCAAtctcttaattttaaagttaaaggaaatataaagtcagataaaatattagtttttcttaCCCCATAAGGGGTGAgtataaatttccttttaatccAAGGTTATACCTTTATTGATTTggggaaattaaatatttatcacaTTAACTTGCAACTGTGCGTGAAAAGCCGCACAGCAAGACACACcagataaaaatgaaagatatcCCAATGAAACTTTCATGAGGCAATCAAAAATCTTCTTGTATCTCTgtggggttgttttttttttgttcgtcgtcgtttttttttcttcttctcaatgcTCCCAGTGGGGCTATATACCTACGTTAGAGTCCCCCTGTAACCCCAGGTCCCATCCTCTTCGTTCTCTCTGGGAAAAAATGATGGTTTGGGGCGgttacaaaatgattttaatgtgCCACATAATTCCTATTGTTGAACATTTTTGGTCTGCAGAATGACCTCCTCGTTGACTTTCTTTTCATTTGGCGTTTtgctcatattttttttttcaccaccacccccatccTCTACCCATCCCCTCACCATGTTCACCTGCTTTTTCTCCTGGAAAGTCTTACGATGGAAAAAAAGGTGGTTTTTCCACCCATTTTGTGCTACTCATCCCCTCACCCACAACTTGCACAGTTCCTGCTGAGCTGATGATAATGGGCAGTTGTTGGGGGGTGTTGGTGGTGAATTAGGGTGGGGTGGTTGAGGTGGAAATAActgtaattgatttttatgtatttcacTGACTGGAGGGTTGGTTTTTCTCATCACGAGACTCCATCGTTGTGTTCGTTTTTATACCTGTCCTTCGTTTTAGGTCTTTCTTCTCTGCCCTTTAGCACTAAGTTCATGTTTACAAACTGTGAGAGCATTTGTTGGGAGTATAAGGGGTCATATACGGGGTATATTGTTGATGATGACTGCCGCTTCTTTTTCacgtgtgatttttttttcattttctgagAAGTACTAGAAGGTTGGCTTTtgctatgttttttttcgtttagttttcttttttagaactgatttgttttttatatAGGTTTTATTGGaatgtttgttttaattattttaaggaaatttttgatattttctaaTCAATGAAACTGTTCGGATTTGTAttagaatttatgtaaaataaaatgggtACGAGAAGTTAGGTAGTTTTCAGGGACCAAGTAAAtcctaaaaatttcaagaatatcttctaaaattttaaggatttcttggtcgctgagtCGGACTCAATAtc from Lutzomyia longipalpis isolate SR_M1_2022 chromosome 4, ASM2433408v1 encodes:
- the LOC129796138 gene encoding GDP-Man:Man(3)GlcNAc(2)-PP-Dol alpha-1,2-mannosyltransferase, which gives rise to MPCMCSLLCLATTVVFCGSVAGIILILILRAILRGKRSRRVKEDPQGTYIGLFHPYCNAGGGGERVLWCAVRCLLKKYPACKIIIYTGDIGVTPRDILKKAKNTFNVSVQEKDVEFVYLYRRKWVEAARYPHFTLLGQSLGSMWMGLEAAWKFPPDIFIDTMGYAFTFPIFRFLVGASVSGYVHYPTISSDMLRRVKMRTMAHNNKNYVAKNPFLTWIKIFYYRMFAKLYGVVGRCADIIMVNSSWTEGHINSIWKIPLKTHRVYPPCDVEDLKKITPLGNDAERITIMSVGQFRPEKDHPLQLQAMYELRSLLVNDEPLWNRLRLVIVGSCRHADDTERMKNMRDLSKHLSLENNVEFRVNVTYQELLQCYQMAKIGIHTMWNEHFGISVVESMAAGLIMVANRSGGPLMDIVETSPGSQTGFLAVDAVEYAQCIATILYNDAEDNDKIRTAARASVDRFSELEFESAFLRVIAPLIEVDAPSKHE